GCATATTTGCAACATCCTCGCATGAATCCGTTGTCGTTTCAAGGCGTTCGTACAATTCTTTGCGTTTAATCAGCTCAATAGGATCAGTTACAGTTGCAAACAGGTTTTTGATGCAAATACGCAGTAATTCATCCCCCTGATTTTCCAAATCATTCAGGCGAATGGTGTATTCACGAATAGCCAGCAATTTTTTCTGTGAAAGCAAATGTACAGCCTTTTGAATTTCGTAAGCTGATTGACGCAAAATATCAGCGAACTGCACAATATACTCGTCCGGCTCTGTAATGTTGTACATATAAAAACGAGAGGCTGTCGCTTCAAGACCGTCCAGCACATCATCCATGGTCGTTGTCAGTTCCATGATATCGTCGCGTTCGAGCGGCGTAATGAAGGTCTTGTTCAACTCAGTAATAATCGTGTGTGTGTAATCATCACACTTATTTTCATACTTCTTCATCTCATTGGTAAACAAAGTCACATCTTGAAGATTTGAAGTATGTTGGGCAAAATAATCGGCTGCTTGCACGATCGTATCTGCCATATTTTCCAACGTCTCGAAGAATATATCCTTTTTCTTCAATCTCATAACGATTACCCCTTTACGAAAATATCCGCAACCTGTTTCGACTGCAATAGACAACCTTTGCTATCTTATCACACTCATCAATGTTTTTGTAATGTTTGTAAAAGCAAATTTCTAGATATACGTATACAATGCCCGACATGGAAGGTCATTATCCGACAATTTTTCCCTAAAAAGGAGTATTACGTTTTCTAATTTACTTCTATTGTTACATGTTCCGCTAGTAAAGTATCTGCAGGTACCACATGTATATAGGATGTACCTGGCGTTAACGGGATTTCAACCCCATTTTTCATAAACCGAATCGCATCGCCAGATATATGCTGCCATTCAGCACGTATTAGCTTTCCTTGTTGAAACACCATGGCTTCTCCGCTACCGTCCAGCTCAACACTTAGTCTACCTACATCATCCAACGTTCGATGCCTCGTGCTCATCACAATCACATTGGCCGCTGAGAGCTGTTGATTATTATTTTGATCTAGATGTGACTTTTCGTTCACAAAACGCTTATATCGTTGATCAGCTGGATCATAGGTATAAGATACGCGATAGCTTTTTAACAAAAATCGGATGTGCAAAGAGACAGCACTCTCGTCCACCATAACTGGAGTTTCGCCAGTTTTAAGATAACGATATACTGGAACCTCCGTCTGCTTGGCATACCCTTTGCTATCGCTTCCTTTACGCAGTCTGCTCACATCTGTGTATAAATTATGTGGAGGACGACGGTCTTTGCTTCGCCAGAAGTAAGCCCCTCCATTTGAAATCTCGTCCAGATGTTCCTTCCGCTGCTGCTGTAAAATCGCATAGGCATCTGTACTTCCCCCTGCATGTATCGGCAACGCACCATAGGTTTCGCCCAGTTCAATCAAATATGGCCGAATACTGCGGACCGGACCAATCTTCACATCACCACCATGACTTTGGAAAAAAGCTACCAAACGGGTAATTCCGCCTTCTGCAAGAACCTCATATACCATGTCTGCCTGGCTAAGCCCTGCCTGTGGACGCGCAGCCGGGGC
This window of the Paenibacillus polymyxa genome carries:
- a CDS encoding DUF47 domain-containing protein, which produces MRLKKKDIFFETLENMADTIVQAADYFAQHTSNLQDVTLFTNEMKKYENKCDDYTHTIITELNKTFITPLERDDIMELTTTMDDVLDGLEATASRFYMYNITEPDEYIVQFADILRQSAYEIQKAVHLLSQKKLLAIREYTIRLNDLENQGDELLRICIKNLFATVTDPIELIKRKELYERLETTTDSCEDVANMLESIIMRNS
- a CDS encoding DUF3048 domain-containing protein, with the protein product MSGPMFQRNHWLRVMASALLCMTMISCSALSNTGESESVPQPNQQETEKKMLEPPKEPSVPAFTAPLTGLPVEQPVLERPLAVMINNAPAARPQAGLSQADMVYEVLAEGGITRLVAFFQSHGGDVKIGPVRSIRPYLIELGETYGALPIHAGGSTDAYAILQQQRKEHLDEISNGGAYFWRSKDRRPPHNLYTDVSRLRKGSDSKGYAKQTEVPVYRYLKTGETPVMVDESAVSLHIRFLLKSYRVSYTYDPADQRYKRFVNEKSHLDQNNNQQLSAANVIVMSTRHRTLDDVGRLSVELDGSGEAMVFQQGKLIRAEWQHISGDAIRFMKNGVEIPLTPGTSYIHVVPADTLLAEHVTIEVN